In Schizosaccharomyces osmophilus chromosome 1, complete sequence, the genomic window GTCGTTCAATGTAAGGCGCTTGTTGTTCATACCGCCCATCAGCAAGTTTTCTGTAGCccaacttttttcttccaacttCTGTGTGTAGATTATAAATGGTAGGAATTACCCATGGACACTTCTTCTGTAATCGTGCAATTAGCAAATCAAGAAGATCCGGATTTTGGGAACATAAGAGGAGACAGAGTTTCGCTAACGGAAAGGCACTAGAAAGATTGACTGAAACCTCGGCCTCTGCTTGCTTTACGACAGCCTTGCAGAAAAAATTCAGAACCCATCTATATACCAGAGGTCCTTTAGTTTGAGCTTCCTGAAATGTCCCTTGTACAAGACtagtaattttttgaatctgGCTGTTACTTTTGGTTATTTGACCTAATCGTGGAGTAATCTTCCGTCTCTgagagaaacaaaagtttttgaggTCCTTGTTTTCAGAGACTGGCTTGGCAACATCACTTTTGATATTCTCAATAATGTCCCAATAGTAGCTTGCATCCTTTTGTGGATCATCTCCGAACCgttctttcaattccttttcttgttgtGAAGCTTGATCCTgagttttctttacttcatccttctttttctgctCTTCTCTTTCCCTTGCTTCCCTCTCCTTTGCTTCCcgtatttctttttctttcttttccttttcttgtCGTTCATGTTCTTCTCTCTTCTTTCGTTCCGCTTCTTCTCTTTGAATCTTCAAGCGCAACTCACGTTCGcgcttttctctttttattcgGGCTTGTTCCTCCTGCACTCTTTCAACTTCTTGGATTGTCGCTTGAA contains:
- the gle1 gene encoding RNA export factor, cytoplasmic nucleoporin Gle1, which gives rise to METRDGYFIHNTSLSNEFMNSLPNTGLDAEDIWDLYDDETRRIFAAWNHRALKKKPPVPIYCAENAKPITPPTFASKDWARKRNQKENDIIQATIQEVERVQEEQARIKREKRERELRLKIQREEAERKKREEHERQEKEKKEKEIREAKEREAREREEQKKKDEVKKTQDQASQQEKELKERFGDDPQKDASYYWDIIENIKSDVAKPVSENKDLKNFCFSQRRKITPRLGQITKSNSQIQKITSLVQGTFQEAQTKGPLVYRWVLNFFCKAVVKQAEAEVSVNLSSAFPLAKLCLLLCSQNPDLLDLLIARLQKKCPWVIPTIYNLHTEVGRKKLGYRKLADGRYEQQAPYIERQCGIFAVYAAFVSLDDSLGPRSWKLFSRLLNLTSPREFLDKDLDLGQTLCSIVTTYLDIAGRALLRIYGNQGRKLLAASFSMPYVGVEGGGSPYGRLRIVGEDWLNGKGGLDFSFEP